From a single Streptomyces liliifuscus genomic region:
- a CDS encoding CHAT domain-containing protein gives MNEARPPDVSVRVLATGEATRLEFTARRRGVPPVRATLVGSDALLRVRQELDAGLTRLKDELTAFSVEDKDLNRVFQSLHGLGRTLLFILFGSQQAVLKELQRFWNEALPFGMNPELPPPLVECVGGREGFLPLEFLPLFRMFPGPTVETPGDFATACHSLVGFSCVVRRAMLPAPVHGGTTLDTGPRGRVPARYLYYEHLEGAVEELAWFAEAGVSHIDLEGPYPDGADHGPGLAEQIFDPRLLLDGTQRELPDQVQHFACHCYTRSDDTLAAEIELSGAGRHSRTTLGALGADLVALGASQELRAFDLPLVMMNACGSGRMRAPGAPSFPYLFLMNGNRGFIGTETEIPDDIAAAFSKALYDRFLVRRIPLGRALLESRRHLLHTLRNPLGLTYAAYADPGLHVRPTPEENPHVAAPALP, from the coding sequence ATGAACGAAGCACGGCCGCCGGATGTCTCCGTGCGTGTTCTGGCCACCGGTGAAGCGACCCGGCTGGAGTTCACCGCCCGCCGCCGGGGCGTCCCGCCGGTACGCGCCACCCTCGTCGGCAGCGACGCGCTGCTCAGGGTCCGGCAGGAACTGGACGCGGGACTGACCCGGCTCAAGGACGAACTCACCGCGTTCTCCGTCGAGGACAAGGACCTCAACCGGGTCTTCCAGAGCCTGCACGGCCTCGGCCGCACCCTGCTCTTCATCCTGTTCGGCTCACAGCAGGCCGTCCTGAAGGAACTGCAGAGGTTCTGGAACGAGGCTCTGCCCTTCGGCATGAACCCGGAACTGCCGCCCCCGCTCGTCGAATGCGTCGGCGGCAGGGAAGGCTTCCTGCCCCTGGAGTTCCTGCCGCTGTTCCGGATGTTCCCCGGGCCGACCGTCGAGACGCCGGGCGACTTCGCCACGGCCTGCCACTCACTCGTCGGCTTCTCGTGCGTGGTGCGCCGCGCCATGCTGCCCGCCCCGGTCCACGGCGGGACGACACTGGACACCGGACCCCGGGGTCGCGTCCCCGCCCGCTATCTCTACTACGAGCACCTCGAAGGAGCCGTCGAGGAACTGGCCTGGTTCGCCGAGGCCGGAGTCTCGCACATCGACCTCGAAGGCCCGTACCCCGACGGCGCGGACCACGGGCCGGGCCTCGCCGAGCAGATCTTCGACCCCCGGCTCCTCCTCGACGGCACACAGCGTGAACTGCCGGACCAGGTCCAGCACTTCGCCTGCCACTGCTACACCCGCTCCGACGACACGCTGGCCGCCGAGATCGAACTCAGCGGCGCCGGCAGGCACTCCCGCACCACGCTCGGTGCCCTCGGCGCGGACCTCGTCGCCCTGGGCGCGAGCCAGGAGCTGCGCGCCTTCGATCTGCCGCTGGTGATGATGAACGCGTGCGGCTCGGGCCGGATGCGCGCCCCGGGGGCGCCGTCGTTCCCGTACCTCTTCCTCATGAACGGCAACCGCGGCTTCATCGGCACCGAGACGGAGATCCCGGACGACATCGCCGCCGCGTTCTCCAAAGCGCTGTACGACCGTTTCCTCGTCCGCAGGATCCCGCTGGGCCGCGCACTCCTCGAATCCCGGCGGCACCTCCTGCACACGCTGCGCAATCCGCTCGGCCTCACCTACGCCGCGTACGCCGATCCCGGCCTGCACGTCCGTCCGACCCCCGAGGAGAACCCGCATGTCGCAGCCCCAGCCCTCCCCTGA
- a CDS encoding DUF397 domain-containing protein yields the protein MKRSEHMVPDASVLPAWRRSSYSGESGGDCLEVTDSTAYAAWRKSTYSGGSSDSCLEVNDSALPARIPVRDSKNPCGPAITFSAPAWTAFVTALR from the coding sequence ATGAAGCGCAGTGAGCACATGGTCCCGGACGCCTCAGTACTACCCGCGTGGCGAAGGTCCAGCTACAGCGGCGAGAGTGGCGGCGACTGCCTAGAGGTCACCGACTCCACCGCGTACGCAGCCTGGCGCAAGTCCACCTACAGCGGCGGCAGCAGCGACTCCTGCCTGGAAGTGAACGACTCCGCCCTCCCCGCCCGCATCCCCGTCCGCGACAGCAAGAACCCCTGCGGCCCCGCCATCACCTTCTCCGCCCCCGCCTGGACGGCCTTCGTCACCGCCCTCCGGTGA
- a CDS encoding MFS transporter: MTAAKEEEPAAVRAGARGRRAVVASLMLCMGLAALDSTIVSTAVPQIVGDLGGFSVFSWLFSGYLLAVTVTLPVYGKLSDTFGRKPVLIAGSILFLLGSLLCALAWNMAALIAFRIVQGLGGGALQGTVQTLAADLYPLEQRPKIQARLSTVWATSAVAGPALGGVLAAYADWRWIFLINLPLGAVALWLLIRHLHEPQRARKTAERPRIDWAGALTVFACGGVLLTALVQGGVAWPWLSPPSMALFGTGLALIAALVLIERRAAEPIIPGWVWRRRTIAAVNLALGALGLLMVAPTVFLPTYAQSVLGLAPITAGFVLSVWTLSWPVSAALSQHVYRRIGFRNTAMLGIGTATLILFAFPFLPYPGEAWQPTLLMLLLGAALGLFQLPLLVGVQSTVGWSERGTATASVLFCRQTGQTIGAALFGAVANGVLAARLGGAGDLDSVTKSLDSGTPDEHVRRAVAEAVHSVYFGAACAAGLAFLVLLLVAPRRFPVLKNPGD; the protein is encoded by the coding sequence ATAACCGCCGCGAAGGAGGAGGAGCCCGCCGCCGTGCGGGCCGGGGCCCGCGGCCGCCGAGCCGTCGTCGCCTCCCTCATGCTCTGCATGGGCCTGGCCGCGCTCGACTCCACGATCGTGTCGACGGCCGTCCCGCAGATCGTCGGCGACCTGGGCGGCTTCTCCGTCTTCTCGTGGCTGTTCTCCGGCTATCTGCTCGCCGTGACGGTCACCCTGCCCGTCTACGGCAAGCTCTCCGACACCTTCGGCCGCAAGCCGGTGCTGATCGCCGGCTCGATCCTCTTCCTCCTCGGTTCCCTGCTCTGCGCGCTGGCCTGGAACATGGCAGCGCTGATCGCGTTCCGGATCGTCCAGGGCCTCGGCGGCGGCGCCCTCCAGGGCACGGTCCAGACCCTCGCCGCGGACCTCTACCCGCTCGAACAGCGCCCCAAGATCCAGGCCAGGCTGTCCACGGTCTGGGCCACTTCAGCAGTCGCGGGCCCGGCGCTGGGCGGGGTGCTCGCCGCCTACGCGGACTGGCGCTGGATCTTCCTCATCAACCTGCCGCTCGGCGCGGTCGCCCTCTGGCTGCTGATCCGCCACCTCCACGAGCCCCAGCGCGCACGGAAGACCGCCGAGCGCCCCCGCATCGACTGGGCCGGCGCGCTCACGGTCTTCGCCTGCGGCGGCGTACTCCTGACGGCGCTGGTGCAGGGCGGGGTGGCCTGGCCGTGGCTCTCGCCGCCCTCAATGGCCCTGTTCGGTACGGGACTTGCCCTGATCGCCGCTCTGGTCCTCATCGAACGCCGGGCCGCCGAACCGATCATCCCCGGCTGGGTCTGGCGCCGCCGCACCATCGCCGCCGTGAACCTGGCACTCGGCGCGCTGGGCCTCCTGATGGTCGCCCCGACGGTCTTCCTCCCGACGTACGCGCAGTCGGTGCTCGGCCTCGCCCCGATCACCGCCGGATTCGTGCTCTCCGTATGGACGTTGAGCTGGCCGGTCTCGGCTGCCCTCAGCCAGCACGTCTACCGTCGTATCGGCTTCCGCAACACGGCGATGCTCGGCATCGGCACGGCCACGCTGATCCTGTTCGCGTTCCCCTTCCTCCCGTACCCGGGCGAGGCCTGGCAGCCCACGCTCCTGATGCTCCTGCTCGGCGCGGCGCTCGGTCTCTTCCAGCTCCCGCTGCTCGTCGGCGTCCAGTCGACCGTCGGCTGGTCCGAGCGCGGCACGGCCACCGCGTCCGTACTCTTCTGCCGCCAGACGGGCCAGACGATCGGCGCCGCCCTCTTCGGCGCGGTCGCCAACGGGGTACTGGCCGCCCGGCTCGGCGGCGCGGGCGACCTGGACTCGGTGACGAAGTCCCTGGACTCGGGCACCCCCGACGAGCACGTACGCCGAGCGGTCGCGGAGGCCGTCCACTCCGTCTACTTCGGCGCGGCCTGCGCGGCCGGACTCGCCTTCCTGGTCCTGCTGCTGGTGGCACCGCGCCGCTTCCCGGTGCTCAAGAACCCCGGCGACTGA
- a CDS encoding sodium/solute symporter: MTGFSSSAQAMSLVAFTVVATITLLLCVMTGPDRDDLDEFYTGYGSLSPMRNGLAIAGDYISAATVLGTGGVIAFFGYDGVVLALSTALSLMLLMFLLAEPLRNAGRFTMGDALARRMPGRAVRITACAATLAALLPLMLVQLAGTGDLLAFILGFSSEGLKTGCIIGLGALMISYAAIGGMKGTALIQILKIVMLLGSGAVIAVLILNKFDWNLGGLFNQAARSSGAGSSFLSSGLQFAGGPNPRLDMISSELTVVLGGACLPHITMRMYTAGSARQIRRSMSWAVPAVALFVLIITVVGFGATALIGREAIAAEDPQGNTAYLLGARAAFGADVSTAETLLFTTVTAAIFLTVLASVAGMILACANSLAHDVFAHGKKQLSPRREMTLARASAAAVGIPAILLATLVQHHSLQPLVTLSFCLGASAIAPALVYSLFWRRYTRAGLMCTLIGGSVSTLVLMTGTNLVSGSPISAFPGHDFTWFPFTTTGIVSIPLGFLFGWLGTVASGRGAAEEQRKQYEAVEGWILAGAVRRGD, from the coding sequence ATGACGGGTTTCAGCAGTTCCGCCCAGGCGATGTCGCTCGTGGCGTTCACGGTCGTGGCGACCATCACGCTGTTGCTGTGCGTGATGACGGGCCCGGACCGGGACGACCTCGACGAGTTCTACACGGGGTACGGCTCCCTCTCCCCCATGCGCAACGGCCTGGCCATCGCGGGTGACTACATCTCCGCGGCCACCGTGCTCGGCACGGGCGGCGTGATCGCGTTCTTCGGGTACGACGGTGTCGTACTCGCCCTCAGTACCGCCCTCTCCCTCATGCTGCTGATGTTCCTGCTGGCCGAACCCCTGCGGAATGCGGGCCGGTTCACCATGGGCGACGCGCTGGCACGACGGATGCCGGGACGGGCGGTACGGATCACGGCGTGCGCGGCGACGCTGGCCGCGCTGCTCCCGCTGATGCTGGTCCAGCTAGCCGGAACCGGCGATCTGCTGGCGTTCATCCTCGGCTTCTCCAGCGAGGGGCTGAAGACGGGCTGCATCATCGGGCTCGGCGCGCTGATGATCAGCTACGCGGCGATCGGCGGCATGAAGGGCACCGCCCTCATCCAGATCCTGAAGATCGTGATGCTGCTCGGCTCGGGCGCCGTCATCGCCGTACTCATCCTGAACAAGTTCGACTGGAACCTCGGCGGCCTGTTCAACCAGGCGGCGCGGAGCAGCGGGGCCGGATCCTCGTTCCTGAGCTCGGGGCTGCAGTTCGCGGGCGGACCCAATCCCCGCCTGGACATGATCAGTTCGGAGCTGACGGTGGTCCTTGGCGGGGCCTGTCTGCCGCACATCACGATGCGTATGTACACGGCGGGCAGCGCGCGTCAGATACGCCGCTCGATGTCCTGGGCGGTGCCGGCCGTGGCGCTGTTCGTGCTGATCATCACGGTCGTCGGGTTCGGAGCGACGGCGCTGATCGGGCGGGAGGCGATCGCGGCGGAGGACCCGCAGGGCAACACTGCGTATCTGCTGGGCGCGCGAGCCGCGTTCGGGGCGGACGTCTCGACGGCCGAGACCTTGCTGTTCACCACCGTCACTGCGGCGATCTTCCTGACCGTGCTCGCCTCTGTCGCCGGGATGATCCTCGCCTGCGCCAACTCCCTTGCGCATGACGTCTTCGCGCACGGCAAGAAGCAGTTGTCGCCGCGACGGGAGATGACGCTGGCGCGGGCGTCCGCGGCGGCGGTCGGCATCCCGGCGATCCTGCTGGCCACGCTGGTCCAGCACCACAGCCTGCAGCCGCTGGTGACGCTGTCGTTCTGCCTCGGCGCGTCCGCCATCGCGCCGGCGCTCGTCTACAGCCTGTTCTGGCGGCGGTACACGCGGGCCGGGCTGATGTGCACGCTCATCGGCGGCTCGGTGAGCACGCTCGTTCTGATGACCGGTACGAATCTGGTGTCCGGGTCGCCCATATCGGCCTTCCCCGGCCACGACTTCACCTGGTTCCCCTTCACCACGACCGGGATCGTCTCCATTCCGCTGGGCTTCCTCTTCGGCTGGCTCGGCACGGTGGCCTCCGGCCGGGGCGCGGCCGAGGAACAGCGGAAGCAGTACGAGGCTGTGGAGGGGTGGATTCTCGCGGGGGCTGTTCGGAGGGGCGACTGA
- a CDS encoding DUF485 domain-containing protein: MSYDTSPSYPVPPHHPPHNSSPSYSTYPSQPTYPWAPQPPEHEPARQPNRHRHTALGHHSDLRVLRTAYRWQRRVATLTALGYFTLFLVLSASAPSFMTREVAEGLPLGLLLGLFQMPVTCVAIALYEYTARRGVDPIAERIRKQAELDTKRAESGR; the protein is encoded by the coding sequence ATGTCTTACGACACGTCCCCGTCGTACCCCGTTCCACCGCACCATCCGCCCCACAACTCATCACCGTCCTACTCGACATACCCGTCACAACCGACCTATCCCTGGGCTCCACAACCGCCCGAGCACGAACCCGCCAGACAGCCGAACCGGCATCGCCACACCGCTCTGGGGCACCACAGCGACCTGCGGGTGCTGCGCACCGCGTACCGCTGGCAGCGGCGCGTGGCGACGCTGACCGCACTCGGTTACTTCACGCTGTTCCTCGTCCTGTCCGCGTCGGCGCCGTCGTTCATGACGAGGGAGGTGGCCGAGGGGCTGCCCCTCGGCCTGCTGCTTGGGCTGTTCCAGATGCCCGTCACCTGCGTGGCGATCGCGCTGTACGAGTACACGGCCCGCCGGGGCGTGGACCCGATCGCCGAGCGGATACGGAAGCAGGCGGAACTGGACACCAAGCGGGCGGAGTCCGGCCGATGA
- a CDS encoding ABC transporter ATP-binding protein → MTSAVTIPRHGSTGGRTAVAARARQVVKAYGSGETRVVALDQVDVDIARGQFTAIMGPSGSGKSTLMHCLAGLDTVSSGQIYLDETEITGLKDKKLTQLRRDRIGFIFQAFNLLPTLSALENITLPMDIAGRKPDKGWLAQVVETVGLKDRLKHRPNQLSGGQQQRVAVARALAARPEIIFGDEPTGNLDSRAGAEVLGFLRRSVDELGQTIVMVTHDPVAASYADRVLYLADGRIVDEMYRPTADAVLDRMKDFDARGRTS, encoded by the coding sequence GTGACATCGGCTGTAACCATTCCCAGGCACGGCAGCACTGGAGGACGTACGGCCGTCGCGGCACGGGCGCGGCAGGTCGTGAAGGCGTACGGGTCCGGTGAGACCCGCGTCGTCGCCCTCGACCAGGTCGACGTGGACATCGCACGCGGTCAGTTCACCGCGATCATGGGCCCCTCGGGCTCCGGCAAGTCCACGCTGATGCACTGCCTCGCCGGACTCGACACCGTCTCCTCCGGGCAGATCTACCTGGACGAGACCGAGATCACCGGCCTCAAGGACAAGAAGCTCACACAGCTCCGCCGGGACCGCATCGGCTTCATCTTCCAGGCGTTCAACCTGCTGCCGACGCTGAGCGCGCTGGAGAACATCACGCTGCCGATGGACATCGCCGGCCGCAAGCCGGACAAGGGCTGGCTGGCCCAGGTCGTGGAGACCGTCGGGCTCAAGGACCGGCTCAAGCACCGGCCCAACCAGCTCTCCGGCGGTCAGCAGCAGCGCGTCGCCGTGGCCCGGGCGCTGGCCGCCCGGCCCGAGATCATCTTCGGTGACGAGCCGACCGGAAACCTCGACTCCCGCGCCGGCGCCGAGGTGCTGGGCTTCCTGCGCCGCTCGGTCGACGAGCTCGGCCAGACCATCGTGATGGTCACGCACGACCCGGTGGCCGCCTCGTACGCGGACCGTGTGCTGTATCTCGCCGACGGCCGGATCGTCGACGAGATGTACCGGCCCACCGCGGACGCCGTCCTGGACCGCATGAAGGACTTCGACGCCCGGGGGCGCACGTCATGA
- a CDS encoding Pepco domain-containing protein, translated as MSQPQPSPDTSDTPDTPDTISVLGLEDTDQGRTDRLAFRRLEEWRAARTEIPAEELQSRLGDFVATMRGVIASLPQKAGEFQLNEVTFSAEVSAKGTVSLLGSGGELAGQAGITFTFTRAETPG; from the coding sequence ATGTCGCAGCCCCAGCCCTCCCCTGACACCTCGGACACCCCGGACACCCCGGACACCATCAGCGTTCTGGGTCTGGAGGACACCGATCAGGGACGCACCGACCGGCTGGCCTTCCGGCGGCTGGAGGAATGGCGGGCCGCCCGTACGGAGATTCCCGCCGAGGAACTCCAGTCCCGCCTCGGCGACTTCGTGGCCACCATGCGCGGTGTGATCGCCTCCCTGCCCCAGAAGGCGGGCGAGTTCCAGCTGAACGAGGTCACGTTCAGCGCCGAGGTGAGCGCCAAGGGCACGGTGTCGCTGCTCGGCTCCGGCGGCGAACTGGCCGGGCAGGCGGGGATCACCTTCACGTTCACCCGGGCCGAAACTCCGGGCTGA
- a CDS encoding cellulose-binding protein, which produces MSNASVSPHGFEAVRGRGYRPDQVDAYAAALSRGRDAAWERAARLTVLAREMETEADRLHEVVAGLAPQTYETLGDRARRLFELGEEEAAAVSEGARREARLVVEEAETTGGQLRAAAGAYADAVRGEAEERVRHRLLGAQAEADEMRIAARRDVKENRGEALAALRETRRRSEALLAEQEKEHAERWERVAREAAEREAALDARHDERASRAVAELAEAERALAEAHESTRHLQEDAEARAAELLAEARLHEDRISRETERVLREHGDEWDDVSAHMTHVRNSLTALTGRATAE; this is translated from the coding sequence ATGAGCAACGCATCGGTGTCGCCTCATGGCTTCGAGGCCGTACGGGGGCGCGGTTACCGTCCCGACCAGGTCGACGCGTACGCCGCGGCGCTCTCCCGGGGGCGTGACGCCGCCTGGGAACGGGCCGCCCGGCTGACCGTACTGGCCAGGGAGATGGAGACCGAGGCGGACCGGCTGCACGAGGTCGTCGCGGGGCTGGCTCCCCAGACGTACGAGACGCTCGGCGACCGTGCCAGGCGGCTCTTCGAACTGGGCGAGGAGGAGGCCGCGGCCGTGAGCGAGGGCGCGCGGCGGGAGGCCCGGCTGGTCGTGGAGGAGGCCGAGACGACGGGCGGTCAACTGCGCGCGGCCGCGGGCGCGTACGCCGACGCGGTGCGCGGTGAGGCCGAGGAGCGGGTCCGGCACCGGCTGCTCGGTGCGCAGGCCGAGGCCGACGAGATGCGGATCGCCGCGCGGCGCGATGTGAAGGAGAACCGCGGTGAGGCGCTGGCCGCGCTGCGCGAGACGAGGCGGCGCAGCGAGGCGCTTCTCGCCGAGCAGGAGAAGGAGCACGCCGAGCGCTGGGAGCGGGTTGCGCGCGAGGCGGCCGAACGGGAGGCGGCGCTCGACGCGCGCCACGACGAGCGGGCCTCGCGCGCGGTGGCGGAGCTGGCCGAGGCCGAGCGGGCCCTCGCCGAGGCGCACGAGTCCACCCGGCACCTCCAGGAGGACGCCGAGGCCCGGGCCGCCGAACTCCTCGCCGAGGCGCGGCTCCACGAGGACCGCATCTCGCGCGAGACGGAACGTGTCCTGCGCGAACACGGTGACGAGTGGGACGACGTCAGTGCCCACATGACCCACGTCCGCAACAGCCTCACAGCCCTGACGGGCCGAGCGACGGCGGAGTAG
- a CDS encoding helix-turn-helix domain-containing protein: MAIEDNPQSRVKYGEELRRLREAAGLTQEELSQRAVMSRTHIAHIEAGRRRPDVDDARRLDQVLGTGGFFVRFLPTLDGRKVAEHFAEAAELELQATVIRQYAGTLVPGFLQTEAYAREVLGSGHPAKGIEERDRLLVTRLERARILDDFESPQVWILLGEAVLRQMIGGPAVMCEQLRHIVELGESRRIRVHVLPFRVGAHAALEGPVKLMWFQDLPPVAYVEGLKSGRVWELPSVVRQCEEVYNHALGDALSHRKSLALIRSVAEDYEHEAQ; encoded by the coding sequence ATGGCGATCGAGGACAATCCGCAGTCTCGGGTGAAGTACGGCGAGGAGTTGCGACGGCTCCGGGAAGCGGCGGGCCTCACGCAGGAGGAGCTCAGTCAACGGGCCGTGATGTCGCGGACGCACATCGCCCACATCGAGGCGGGGCGGCGCCGACCGGACGTGGATGACGCACGGCGACTGGATCAAGTGCTGGGCACGGGTGGGTTCTTCGTACGGTTCCTGCCGACGCTGGATGGCAGAAAGGTGGCGGAACACTTCGCGGAAGCAGCAGAGTTGGAACTGCAGGCCACCGTCATCAGGCAGTACGCGGGCACGTTGGTGCCGGGGTTTCTGCAGACGGAGGCTTACGCCCGCGAGGTTCTCGGTTCTGGGCACCCGGCCAAGGGGATCGAGGAACGTGACAGGCTCCTTGTCACACGTCTTGAACGAGCCCGCATCCTTGACGACTTCGAGTCACCGCAGGTGTGGATTCTGCTAGGCGAGGCGGTGCTGCGCCAGATGATCGGCGGTCCGGCCGTCATGTGCGAGCAGCTTCGTCACATCGTGGAGCTGGGCGAGAGCCGCCGCATCCGCGTGCATGTGCTCCCCTTCCGGGTCGGAGCCCACGCCGCCCTGGAAGGACCGGTCAAGCTCATGTGGTTCCAGGACCTCCCGCCCGTGGCATACGTGGAAGGCCTGAAGTCGGGCCGGGTCTGGGAACTCCCGTCCGTGGTGCGGCAATGCGAAGAGGTCTACAACCACGCGCTTGGCGATGCGCTGTCGCACCGTAAGTCCCTGGCGTTGATCAGGTCCGTCGCGGAGGATTACGAGCATGAAGCGCAGTGA